A window of Nicotiana tabacum cultivar K326 chromosome 24, ASM71507v2, whole genome shotgun sequence contains these coding sequences:
- the LOC107770021 gene encoding uncharacterized protein LOC107770021, whose amino-acid sequence MGGCVSRPDGCVGGSKKKCVRRKRRKIKKRASSHISDQSAADKVDKSFPLDRSFNNPTFYGSTEEAWFDSAAIFDSDGSDEDFQSVADDVLSLNSFDCGRTSVASVRDANHGDADVNAHPNNLLHPKDADSRTKLDGPHSEVQPVFIDEISSSANESSGREDGLLDNCGILSNNCLPCLASTVAPIEKRRSLSDNSPSARKKAALKLPFKWREGNPNAALLSSKALLQRPIAGSQVPVCPLEKKMPDSWSQIEPGTFRVRGENYFRDKKKVLAPNYAAYYPFGVDVFLSQRKIFHIARLVELPVIEHSGTLPPILVVNVQIPLYPTAIFQGEIDGEGMSFVLYFKLSESYAKELPPHFQENIRRLIDDEVEKVRAFPVEHTAPFRERLKILGRVANMEDLPLSAAERKLMHAYNEKPVLSRPQHQFYKGENYFEIDIDMHRFSYISRKGFETFLDRLKLCCLDVGLTIQGNKAEELPEQVLCCIRLNEIDYANYQQLGSE is encoded by the exons ATGGGGGGATGTGTATCACGGCCAGATGGCTGTGTTGGAGGTTCAAAGAAGAAGTGTGTAAGGaggaagagaagaaaaataaagaaaagggcgTCTTCTCATATATCAGATCAATCAGCAGCTGATAAAGTTGACAAGTCTTTCCCTTTGGATCGTTCATTCAATAATCCCACTTTCTATG GAAGCACTGAGGAAGCATGGTTTGATTCTGCTGCAATATTCGATTCTGATGGCAGTGATGAAGATTTCCAGAGCGTTGCTGATG ATGTGCTCTCTCTCAACAGCTTTGATTGTGGGCGGACCAGCGTAGCTTCTGTGAGAGATGCCAATCATGGGGATGCTGATGTCAATGCCCACCCAAACAATTTGTTGCATCCAAAAGATGCAGATTCTAGAACGAAACTTGATGGACCCCACAGTGAGGTACAGCCTGTATTTATTGATGAAATCTCTTCCTCAGCTAATGAAAGCAGCGGCAGGGAAGATGGTTTGTTGGATAACTGTGGAATTCTTTCAAACAACTGTTTGCCCTGTCTTGCTTCCACGGTTGCACCAATTGAGAAGAGAAGATCTCTTAGCGATAATTCTCCAAGTGCTAGGAAGAAAGCTGCCTTAAAACTTCCCTTCAAATGGAGAGAAGGAAATCCTAATGCTGCTTTGC TTTCGTCTAAAGCCCTGCTTCAAAGACCAATAGCTGGTTCTCAAGTACCAGTTTGCCCGTTGGAGAAGAAAATGCCTGATAGTTGGTCGCAGATTGAACCGGGCACTTTTAGGGTTCGGGGAGAAAACTATTTCAG GGATAAAAAGAAGGTGCTTGCTCCAAATTATGCAGCATATTATCCTTTTGGTGTTGATGTATTTTTAAGCCAGAGAAAGATATTTCATATAGCTCGACTTGTGGAACTTCCCGTCATTGAACATTCTGGGACACTTCCTCCCATTCTTGTCGTGAATGTCCAG ATCCCATTATATCCTACCGCAATTTTTCAGGGTGAAATTGATGGTGAAGGGATGAGTTTTGTCTTGTACTTTAAGCTTTCAGAAAGTTATGCTAAGGAACTTCCTCCTCATTTTCAAGAGAATATCAGG AGGCTGATTGATGATGAAGTGGAAAAAGTAAGGGCTTTTCCTGTTGAACATACTGCACCTTTCAGGGAAAGATTGAAGATATTAGGCCGTGTTGCAAATATGGAGGACCTCCCATTAAGTGCTGCAGAGAGGAAGCTTATGCATGCCTACAATGAGAAACCTGTTCTTTCACGTCCTCAACATCAGTTTTACAAG GGAGAGAATTACTTTGAGATTGACATAGACATGCATAGATTCAGTTACATCTCTAGGAAGGGTTTTGAAACATTCCTAGATAGGCTAAAGCTCTGTTGCTTGGATGTTGGGCTAACAATTCAG GGCAATAAAGCTGAAGAATTGCCGGAGCAGGTTTTATGTTGTATACGGTTAAATGAAATTGACTATGCAAATTATCAGCAACTGGGGTCGGAATAG